A single window of Nicotiana tomentosiformis chromosome 1, ASM39032v3, whole genome shotgun sequence DNA harbors:
- the LOC104110975 gene encoding protein REVERSION-TO-ETHYLENE SENSITIVITY1-like produces MFPGRFSMMDVNPRYVVERDNALQRIQHDLWPLDEIDPKKEKFPCCLVWTPLPVVSWLAPFVGHVGICREDGTVVDFSGSNMINVGNLSYGAVARYYQLDRRQCCFPPNLAGHTCKQGYQHAEFGTAVSWDDALHSSMCSFEHRNFNPFTCNDHSFVANCLNRLSYGGSMNWNMVNVGVLVLSKGQWVNSLSILRSFMPFIVMVCFGLLMVGWQFLIGISSFFLLVAGWYILATYCFNNLDEY; encoded by the exons ATGTTTCCAGGAAGATTTTCTATGATGGATGTAAATCCTAGGTATGTGGTTGAAAGGGATAATGCTTTGCAAAGAATTCAGCATGACTTGTGGCCACTGGATGAAATTGATCCAAAGAAAGAAAAGTTCCCTTGTTGCCTTGTTTGGACTCCTCTCCCTGTGGTTTCTTGGCTTGCACCTTTCGTCGGACATGTTGGCATATGCAGGGAGGATGGTACTGTTGTAGATTTTTCTGGATCCAACATGATTAATGTTGGTAATCTCTCATATGGAGCTGTAGCCAGATACTATCAGCTAGATAGACGGCAG TGCTGTTTTCCTCCCAACCTTGCTGGACACACATGCAAGCAGGGTTATCAACACGCGGAATTTGGGACAGCAGTAAGTTGGGATGATGCTCTTCACTCTTCTATGTGCAGCTTTGAGCATAGAAATTTCAATCCTTTCACTTGCAACGACCACTCATTTGTCGCTAATTGCCTGAACCGGCTATCCTATGGAGGATCAATGAATTGGAACATGGTTAATGTTGGAGTTCTTGTACTGTCCAAGGGGCAGTGGGTTAATAGCTTGTCAATCTTAAGATCATTTATGCCTTTCATTGTCATGGTTTGCTTTGGACTTTTAATGGTCGGGTGGCAGTTTCTGATTGGTATATCAAGCTTTTTTCTTCTTGTTGCTGGATGGTATATCTTGGCAACTTACTGTTTCAACAATCTGGATGAGTATTAG